The following proteins come from a genomic window of Paenibacillus swuensis:
- a CDS encoding VOC family protein, producing the protein MIHFEKIHHVSLAVRDLEKARVFYSELLGLREIQRPAFNSRGIWYAIGNQQLHLLEHANGETLRFGAIDTVDGHCAFWVSSYKDTVAWLEQAGIPFEARPQSIAGFTQIYVLDPDHNILEFDAPYESK; encoded by the coding sequence ATGATTCATTTTGAAAAAATACATCACGTAAGCTTAGCGGTCAGGGATCTGGAAAAGGCGCGAGTTTTCTATAGTGAGCTCCTGGGGCTTCGGGAAATTCAGCGTCCGGCGTTTAATTCCAGAGGAATCTGGTACGCCATCGGGAATCAGCAACTTCATTTGCTGGAACATGCCAACGGAGAAACACTGCGATTTGGTGCGATCGACACGGTAGACGGTCATTGCGCTTTCTGGGTCAGCAGTTACAAAGATACAGTTGCCTGGTTAGAGCAGGCGGGAATACCTTTTGAGGCCAGACCGCAAAGCATTGCTGGATTTACCCAAATTTATGTTCTGGACCCGGATCACAATATTCTCGAATTTGATGCGCCCTATGAATCTAAATGA
- a CDS encoding peptidase G2 autoproteolytic cleavage domain-containing protein translates to MACNAQALGGCSHAEGLNTTAAGTASHAEGYLTLATGDAAHVEGGGSLATGLYSHAEGFSTSATNVGSHAEGYLTQASGPASHAEGGGSVASGLYAHAEGQGTSALAINAHAEGEFTIASGVNSHAEGFESLASGQGSHAEGEQNTASGRASHAEGSLNLASGLFAHAEGQRTVASGDLSHAQGNQTTASGLAAHAEGALTTATEIASHAEGVNTVANALLSHTEGQGTSANGLEGAHIMGRFGAANELEYSWYLANGTSDVTPGLAAKILSNGDVKIDGTVSSPAADYAEMFETLDGLPLEPGYFVALEQDKVRTATESDRFVIGVTSAKPAFLSDSAALRWHHKFMTDEWGRIQYETVKVPAIMDEACNSVVPERTLRQPVLNPDWDASLDYIPRSQRPEWVAVGMIGKLLVRDDGTSQPGGLCIPNHLGVATASDQGFLVLKRTLPHQILILVGRTYS, encoded by the coding sequence ATGGCGTGTAACGCGCAGGCTTTGGGGGGATGCTCGCATGCGGAGGGGCTTAACACAACGGCCGCAGGCACCGCTTCGCATGCGGAAGGCTATTTGACGCTAGCGACGGGTGATGCCGCTCATGTGGAAGGAGGAGGCTCCCTAGCGACGGGTTTGTATTCGCATGCGGAAGGCTTCAGCACCTCAGCGACCAATGTAGGCTCACATGCGGAGGGGTATCTGACGCAAGCATCGGGTCCCGCCTCGCATGCGGAAGGCGGAGGCTCCGTGGCAAGCGGGCTTTACGCCCATGCGGAAGGGCAAGGGACATCCGCCTTGGCGATCAATGCCCATGCGGAAGGGGAATTTACCATCGCCAGCGGAGTAAATTCGCATGCGGAAGGGTTTGAATCCCTCGCCTCCGGGCAGGGTTCTCACGCCGAGGGTGAGCAGAATACGGCCAGCGGAAGGGCTTCGCATGCGGAAGGCAGCTTAAACCTGGCATCGGGCCTCTTTGCTCACGCGGAAGGTCAACGCACTGTGGCATCGGGCGATTTGTCCCACGCGCAAGGCAACCAGACGACGGCTAGCGGGTTGGCCGCCCATGCCGAAGGCGCCTTGACCACGGCAACGGAGATCGCTTCCCATGCCGAGGGAGTGAATACGGTAGCGAATGCGTTGTTATCGCACACGGAGGGGCAAGGGACATCTGCGAACGGTTTGGAAGGCGCGCACATCATGGGCAGATTCGGCGCGGCGAATGAACTGGAATATTCCTGGTATCTCGCGAACGGAACCAGTGATGTAACACCGGGACTTGCCGCCAAAATACTGAGCAACGGTGACGTGAAAATCGACGGAACGGTTAGCAGTCCCGCGGCGGATTACGCCGAAATGTTCGAGACGCTGGACGGGCTGCCGCTTGAACCGGGGTACTTTGTGGCTCTCGAACAAGATAAGGTTCGGACCGCGACCGAGTCTGATCGGTTTGTCATTGGTGTGACCAGCGCCAAACCCGCATTCCTTTCGGACAGCGCGGCATTAAGGTGGCATCACAAATTCATGACAGATGAATGGGGCAGAATCCAATATGAGACGGTAAAAGTGCCTGCCATTATGGATGAAGCCTGTAATTCCGTTGTACCTGAGCGAACGCTTCGTCAGCCCGTGCTTAACCCGGATTGGGATGCTTCGCTGGACTATATTCCTCGGAGCCAAAGACCGGAATGGGTTGCTGTCGGGATGATTGGAAAGCTTCTTGTGCGTGATGACGGAACTTCTCAGCCTGGCGGGCTATGCATTCCCAATCATCTGGGCGTTGCTACAGCCTCAGATCAAGGTTTCCTTGTTCTTAAACGGACTTTGCCTCATCAGATTCTCATACTGGTAGGCAGAACATACTCCTGA
- the tkt gene encoding transketolase, whose translation MPTTQTIEQLAIDTIRTLSIDSINSANSGHPGLPMGAAPMAYTLWSQFLNHNPAHAGWFNRDRFVLSAGHGSALLYSLLHLSGYQVTLDDLKQFRKLNSKTPGHPEYGHTDGVDATTGPLGQGLAMAVGMAMAEAHLGAKFNKDKFPVVDHYTYALVGDGCLMEGISYEAMSMAGHMKLGKLIVLYDSNEISLDGELHLSFGEHIQKRAESANWEYIRVEDGNDLPGIAEAIASARQNHSQPTLIEVRTIIGYGSKAAGTNKVHGNPLGLEEAKATKAVYGWHHEEEFTVPEEVKAHYEQLKLKGAGKEDEWNQLMAAYSAQYPSQGKELAQVIDGSVSLETADILTFDTSKSVSTRVASGESINHYVGIVPSIFGGSADLSHSTMTNIKGEQSFAIESYAGRNIYFGVREHAMGAAGNGMALHGGVKPFVSTFFVFSDYLRPSIRLAALQQLPVIYVFTHDSIAVGEDGPTHEPVEHLAALRTIPGLTVIRPTDANETASAWAYALQQQEGPVALILSRQNLPVYETTKANVAGVMKGAYILTETNPEPDVILIATGSEVSLAVNAKIELERDGISVRVVAMPCRELFDRQTEAYKQSVLPDRVGNRVTIEAGIGLGWERYAGPIGKVLSIDTFGASGPGPQVMEHFGFSTENVVRLTKAMLKKSSNL comes from the coding sequence ATGCCTACAACACAAACCATTGAACAACTAGCGATTGATACGATCAGGACGTTATCGATTGATTCCATTAACAGCGCGAATTCCGGTCACCCGGGGCTTCCGATGGGAGCGGCTCCAATGGCTTACACGCTCTGGTCCCAGTTTTTAAATCATAATCCTGCTCACGCCGGGTGGTTTAACCGTGACCGGTTTGTTCTCTCCGCGGGTCATGGATCTGCACTGCTTTACAGCCTCTTGCACTTGTCCGGCTATCAAGTAACGCTGGATGATTTGAAGCAGTTCCGCAAGCTGAACAGCAAGACGCCGGGTCATCCCGAATACGGTCATACCGATGGTGTGGACGCCACAACCGGGCCGCTGGGGCAAGGGTTAGCGATGGCCGTCGGGATGGCTATGGCCGAAGCTCATCTTGGCGCCAAGTTCAACAAAGACAAGTTTCCCGTGGTGGATCATTACACTTATGCGCTTGTGGGAGACGGCTGTCTGATGGAAGGTATTTCCTACGAGGCCATGTCGATGGCTGGTCATATGAAGTTGGGCAAGTTAATCGTCTTGTATGATTCCAATGAGATCTCCTTGGACGGTGAGCTGCATCTTTCCTTTGGTGAGCATATTCAAAAAAGAGCCGAATCCGCGAATTGGGAGTATATCCGGGTTGAAGACGGCAATGATCTTCCCGGCATTGCCGAAGCGATTGCGTCTGCCCGGCAGAATCATTCACAACCTACGCTGATCGAGGTTCGAACGATTATCGGTTACGGCAGCAAGGCGGCGGGAACGAATAAGGTGCACGGTAACCCGCTTGGTCTGGAAGAGGCGAAGGCGACTAAGGCCGTCTATGGTTGGCATCATGAAGAAGAGTTCACCGTTCCGGAAGAGGTCAAAGCTCATTATGAGCAGTTAAAGCTTAAAGGCGCGGGCAAAGAAGATGAATGGAATCAACTTATGGCCGCTTACTCAGCTCAGTATCCGTCACAAGGTAAAGAACTCGCGCAAGTGATTGACGGATCTGTGTCGTTGGAAACAGCGGATATTCTGACATTTGACACGTCCAAATCCGTTTCGACCCGTGTCGCGAGCGGTGAGTCCATTAATCATTACGTTGGAATCGTTCCGTCAATCTTCGGTGGCAGCGCGGACTTGTCGCATTCGACGATGACAAACATTAAGGGCGAACAATCTTTCGCTATAGAATCCTACGCGGGACGTAATATTTATTTCGGTGTCCGAGAGCATGCGATGGGAGCGGCAGGGAACGGTATGGCGTTACATGGGGGCGTTAAACCATTCGTCAGCACATTCTTCGTTTTCAGCGACTATTTGCGCCCGTCGATCCGACTGGCGGCATTGCAACAGCTGCCTGTCATTTATGTCTTCACCCATGACTCCATTGCTGTGGGGGAAGATGGTCCTACGCATGAGCCTGTCGAGCATCTGGCAGCATTGCGCACAATCCCGGGTCTAACCGTCATCAGACCGACGGACGCCAATGAAACAGCAAGCGCCTGGGCGTACGCCCTGCAACAACAGGAGGGACCTGTTGCTCTTATTCTGAGCAGACAGAATCTTCCGGTGTATGAAACAACCAAGGCTAATGTGGCAGGAGTGATGAAAGGAGCGTATATTCTTACGGAAACGAACCCTGAGCCGGATGTAATCCTCATCGCCACAGGGTCGGAAGTATCTCTTGCGGTGAATGCGAAGATTGAGCTTGAACGGGATGGTATATCGGTGCGTGTTGTCGCGATGCCTTGCCGAGAGTTGTTCGACCGTCAAACCGAGGCGTACAAACAAAGCGTGCTTCCTGATCGCGTCGGTAACAGGGTAACGATAGAAGCCGGCATCGGGCTCGGATGGGAACGTTATGCCGGGCCGATAGGGAAAGTGTTGTCCATCGATACGTTCGGGGCTTCAGGTCCGGGGCCGCAGGTTATGGAACACTTTGGATTCTCAACGGAAAACGTGGTACGTCTGACGAAAGCAATGCTGAAGAAATCATCTAACCTATAA
- the fsa gene encoding fructose-6-phosphate aldolase, with the protein MKFFIDTANVEDIKKAYKIGVLSGVTTNPSLVAKEGVKFEDRIAEILREVPEVESVSAEVTPDALTAEEMIAQADELIKINDYDKNITIKLPMTLEGLEACRYLTQKGVKTNVTLIFTVNQALLAARAGATYVSPFLGRLDDISEDGVQLITRVAEVFRTHNLSAQIIAASVRHPDHVTRVAMAGAHIATIPFSVIEQISKHPLTDQGMEKFAADWKKTV; encoded by the coding sequence ATGAAATTTTTTATCGATACGGCCAATGTGGAAGATATCAAAAAAGCCTACAAAATCGGCGTGCTTTCCGGCGTGACTACGAATCCTTCGTTGGTGGCCAAGGAAGGCGTCAAATTCGAGGATCGAATCGCTGAAATTTTGCGTGAAGTGCCCGAGGTTGAATCTGTTTCCGCGGAAGTAACGCCTGATGCTCTAACGGCTGAAGAGATGATTGCGCAAGCCGATGAACTAATTAAGATTAACGATTATGATAAGAACATCACAATTAAGCTTCCGATGACGCTGGAAGGACTGGAGGCCTGCCGCTACCTGACCCAAAAAGGCGTGAAAACGAACGTAACGTTAATCTTTACTGTTAATCAAGCGCTGCTGGCCGCCCGAGCGGGCGCTACGTATGTTTCGCCGTTTCTTGGCCGCTTGGATGATATTTCGGAGGACGGCGTCCAATTAATTACCAGAGTGGCTGAAGTATTCCGCACCCATAACTTGAGTGCGCAGATCATTGCCGCATCGGTTCGTCATCCGGACCACGTGACGCGTGTAGCTATGGCGGGCGCGCATATCGCGACCATTCCTTTCTCAGTCATTGAACAAATTTCCAAGCATCCGTTAACCGACCAAGGCATGGAGAAGTTTGCTGCCGATTGGAAAAAGACCGTCTAA
- a CDS encoding LysR family transcriptional regulator — MNNNYELYKVFYWAAKTGSLTQAAKSLFLTQPSVSHAVKQLEDSFGLTLFYRNSKGVSLTQEGAILYSYIEQSQILISLAEEKMAALKNLDSGELRIGGSDSLFKHYMLPYLEDFHQQYPGVRLHLNHGTTPEIITFLKEGKIDLGVVRMPIVDAQLEVRESIQLKDCFVAGERYAELKDSVLTLEMLMQYPVILFSRNSRARMAITELFLSFGHSLKPEIEVGSVDLLIEFARRGLGISYVTREFITKELEAGSLFEIQLDVELPPSQVGIMTIRNMPISSSASKYIELISRHLT, encoded by the coding sequence ATGAATAATAATTATGAGTTGTACAAGGTTTTCTATTGGGCCGCCAAAACAGGCAGTTTGACTCAAGCCGCCAAGTCTTTATTTCTAACCCAACCCAGCGTCAGCCATGCCGTCAAACAGCTGGAAGACAGCTTTGGTCTTACCTTGTTTTATCGAAATTCCAAAGGCGTTTCGCTCACACAAGAGGGCGCCATCTTGTATTCATATATTGAACAGTCTCAGATTCTAATCTCACTTGCGGAAGAGAAAATGGCCGCGCTGAAAAATCTCGATAGCGGCGAATTACGGATCGGCGGCAGTGACTCCCTGTTTAAGCATTACATGCTTCCTTATCTGGAAGACTTTCATCAGCAATATCCCGGCGTCCGACTGCATCTCAATCATGGAACTACGCCTGAGATTATTACGTTTCTGAAGGAAGGCAAGATTGATTTAGGCGTTGTGCGCATGCCGATTGTGGATGCCCAGCTGGAAGTGAGAGAAAGTATTCAGCTGAAGGATTGCTTTGTGGCGGGTGAGCGCTATGCCGAGCTTAAGGACAGTGTGCTCACGTTGGAGATGTTAATGCAATATCCGGTCATTCTGTTTTCCCGCAACAGCAGGGCGCGAATGGCCATAACAGAGTTATTTCTAAGCTTCGGCCATTCGCTGAAACCGGAGATTGAGGTAGGCAGCGTGGATCTGCTCATAGAGTTTGCCCGCAGAGGACTTGGCATTTCCTACGTTACGAGGGAATTTATCACGAAGGAACTGGAGGCGGGTTCTCTCTTTGAAATTCAGTTAGACGTAGAGTTGCCGCCGTCGCAAGTAGGCATTATGACGATACGCAATATGCCGATCTCAAGCAGTGCAAGCAAGTATATCGAGCTGATTTCCCGCCACCTTACCTGA
- a CDS encoding protoporphyrinogen oxidase yields the protein MKTILVIGGGVTGLSTMYYLQKMLQTNRIDAKLILLEAESSLGGKISTHHEGEFIMETGADSIVSRKSNVAAFLEDLDLTEDVVYNATGTSYIHIDGELKPIPEDCIFGIPLSLQSLVESELVSPEGKLEALKDYYTPNEQFTKNDSMGEFLVHFLGKELVERQIEPVMSGVYSGKLDQLTIASTLPYLLEYKNQYGSILKGLSENRTKLKGDGKPKFLSFQNGVSTLIDRFEQRLDGVEIRKGVRATQIQQLETEGYVVTASDDRKIHADYVVLSTHHPVAQKLLDDEQLDLEFDRLKNSSLISVYIGMDVPDEQLPKDGTGFIAADDSDLACNACTWTSRKWSHTSENSRLLVRLFYKSSKPVYETLQRLTEDQLLEVALTDIERSLGISGQPVTYRVTRWHETMPNYHLGHHDIVSNLESLLAETHPGLFVAGCSYYGVGIPDCIANGEHTANKIMTCIHKADLRQY from the coding sequence ATGAAAACCATATTGGTCATCGGCGGCGGCGTTACCGGGCTGTCAACGATGTACTATCTGCAGAAGATGCTGCAGACCAATCGAATAGACGCGAAATTAATTTTACTGGAAGCTGAGTCCTCTCTAGGGGGCAAAATCAGTACGCATCACGAAGGCGAATTTATTATGGAGACCGGCGCGGATTCAATTGTAAGCCGAAAGTCTAATGTAGCCGCTTTTTTGGAAGATCTCGATCTCACCGAAGATGTCGTCTATAACGCTACGGGAACATCTTATATTCATATCGACGGGGAGTTAAAACCGATCCCGGAGGACTGTATATTCGGTATTCCGCTAAGTCTGCAATCTCTTGTGGAGAGTGAACTGGTTTCCCCTGAAGGCAAACTGGAGGCATTGAAGGATTACTACACACCGAATGAACAATTTACCAAGAACGATTCCATGGGCGAATTTCTGGTGCACTTCCTGGGTAAGGAGTTGGTGGAGCGGCAGATTGAGCCGGTGATGTCAGGCGTTTATTCGGGAAAGCTTGATCAGTTAACCATCGCATCCACTTTACCTTATTTACTGGAATACAAGAATCAATACGGCAGCATCCTTAAAGGACTCTCGGAGAACCGAACTAAACTTAAGGGAGACGGAAAGCCCAAATTTCTCTCTTTTCAAAATGGCGTTTCAACACTGATTGATCGCTTTGAACAACGACTGGATGGGGTGGAGATTCGGAAAGGGGTCCGGGCGACCCAAATTCAACAACTAGAAACGGAAGGATATGTCGTCACTGCATCAGATGATCGAAAGATTCATGCAGATTATGTTGTGTTGAGTACGCATCATCCCGTAGCGCAGAAACTGCTGGATGATGAACAATTAGATTTGGAGTTCGACCGATTGAAGAACAGCTCTCTAATCAGCGTTTATATCGGAATGGATGTCCCCGATGAACAACTCCCTAAGGATGGAACAGGCTTTATAGCAGCCGATGACAGTGACTTGGCATGTAATGCATGTACCTGGACCAGTCGCAAATGGTCTCATACGTCGGAGAACAGCAGGCTGTTAGTACGTTTGTTTTACAAAAGCTCAAAGCCCGTCTATGAAACGCTGCAAAGACTAACAGAGGACCAGTTGTTGGAGGTGGCCTTAACGGATATTGAGCGCAGTTTAGGCATCTCAGGCCAACCTGTAACTTATCGGGTGACCCGTTGGCATGAGACCATGCCCAATTATCACTTGGGACATCATGACATTGTATCTAACCTGGAAAGCCTATTAGCGGAGACGCACCCAGGGCTCTTTGTGGCAGGTTGTTCCTACTACGGCGTGGGGATTCCGGACTGTATAGCGAACGGAGAGCATACGGCCAACAAGATCATGACTTGTATTCATAAAGCGGATTTGAGACAATACTAA
- the rlmN gene encoding 23S rRNA (adenine(2503)-C(2))-methyltransferase RlmN, translating to MNTESIYGLTFEQLTAWLGERGHRKFRASQVWDWLYRKRVTSFSDMEDVKPDCLRLLEEHFAIQTLEEHTLQESADGTIKFLLRLQDGNLIETVLMRHKFGLSVCVTTQVGCNIGCSFCASGLLAKSRDLSSGEIVGQIMKVQLFLDSLQKEERVSHIVVMGIGEPFDNFGNMVDFINVVKDQKGLAIGARHITVSTSGLAAKIVEFTDTQLGVNLAVSLHAPNDELRTRIMKINRAIPIAQLMDSIDYYLEKTKRRVTLEYILLKDVNDQREHAVELAALIGEKRKSAVNVNLIPYNPVDEHSQYQRTERDTVTAFFDTLKKHGVSCSVRLEHGADIDAACGQLRSKQMKEPSL from the coding sequence ATGAACACGGAATCCATCTATGGATTAACATTTGAACAACTAACCGCATGGCTTGGCGAACGCGGACACCGCAAATTCCGCGCATCTCAGGTATGGGATTGGCTTTACCGCAAGCGGGTTACATCTTTCTCCGATATGGAGGATGTCAAACCGGATTGCTTGCGTCTGCTGGAAGAACACTTCGCTATTCAGACTTTAGAAGAGCATACCCTGCAGGAATCGGCGGACGGCACGATCAAGTTTCTGCTTCGGTTGCAAGACGGCAATCTCATTGAAACCGTCCTGATGCGTCATAAATTTGGCTTATCCGTCTGTGTCACTACCCAAGTGGGATGTAATATCGGCTGCAGCTTCTGTGCAAGCGGTTTGCTGGCGAAGAGCCGTGATTTGTCCAGCGGAGAAATTGTTGGGCAAATCATGAAAGTCCAGCTCTTTCTTGACAGTCTTCAGAAAGAGGAACGTGTCAGTCATATCGTGGTGATGGGCATCGGGGAGCCTTTTGATAACTTCGGCAACATGGTTGATTTCATTAATGTGGTTAAGGATCAGAAGGGGTTGGCGATCGGCGCCAGACATATCACAGTGTCAACGAGCGGATTGGCCGCCAAAATCGTGGAATTTACCGATACTCAACTTGGCGTTAACCTGGCCGTATCCTTGCATGCTCCGAATGATGAACTGAGAACACGAATCATGAAGATTAACCGAGCGATACCGATTGCGCAGTTAATGGATTCAATCGATTATTATTTGGAGAAGACCAAACGCAGGGTGACGCTGGAATATATTTTGCTCAAAGATGTCAATGACCAGAGGGAACACGCTGTGGAATTAGCCGCATTAATTGGAGAAAAGCGCAAATCGGCTGTAAATGTCAATTTGATTCCTTACAATCCTGTGGATGAACACAGTCAATACCAACGGACCGAACGCGATACGGTAACCGCCTTCTTCGATACGTTAAAGAAGCACGGCGTAAGCTGCAGTGTTCGCCTGGAACACGGCGCAGACATCGATGCCGCTTGTGGCCAACTAAGAAGCAAACAAATGAAAGAACCAAGCTTGTAA
- a CDS encoding aminopeptidase, giving the protein MSTFEQQLSVYAELIVKVGVNIQQGQEVVINGATTEIAQFVRIVAAKAYEAGASNVHVDWTDEALTRMKYEKAAEEVFHDFPAWETLKRNSFVEKGAAFISITSPNPALLKGIDPKRIGNFQKAAGQGLKEFRRAIQSDKVSWTVVAAATKDWAEKVFTDVSGQDAVEKLWSAIFDSVRLHAENPVKAWEEHNANLHKKVDILNGLGIHKLHYQANGTDLTIEFNEKHLWVGAGSTNEKNIPFMANMPTEEVFTVPQRNGIQGVVSSTKPLSYGGNIIDNFKLTFEEGRIVKVEAEQGQDILQQLVDTDEGSHYIGEVALVPHESPISLSGVLFLNTLFDENASNHLAIGSGYAFNVEGGKTMSPEELEKNGVNQSMTHVDFMIGSAEMDIDAILRDGTTTPIFRKGNWAI; this is encoded by the coding sequence ATGTCTACATTTGAACAACAGCTATCCGTATATGCGGAATTGATCGTGAAAGTCGGCGTGAACATTCAGCAAGGACAAGAAGTAGTTATCAACGGGGCAACAACCGAGATTGCGCAATTCGTTCGGATTGTTGCCGCGAAAGCCTATGAAGCGGGAGCCAGCAATGTCCATGTGGATTGGACAGACGAGGCCTTGACAAGAATGAAATACGAGAAGGCCGCTGAAGAAGTGTTTCATGATTTCCCGGCTTGGGAAACGCTGAAGCGTAACAGTTTCGTCGAGAAAGGGGCAGCATTTATCTCCATTACTTCCCCGAATCCGGCGTTACTTAAAGGGATTGATCCTAAACGAATCGGCAATTTCCAGAAGGCTGCCGGTCAAGGTCTTAAGGAATTCCGTCGCGCGATTCAATCCGACAAAGTCAGTTGGACCGTCGTGGCGGCAGCCACCAAAGATTGGGCCGAGAAGGTCTTCACAGATGTGTCCGGTCAAGATGCGGTTGAGAAACTGTGGAGCGCGATCTTCGACTCTGTTCGGTTACATGCCGAGAACCCTGTGAAGGCATGGGAAGAGCATAACGCGAACCTACATAAGAAAGTGGATATTTTGAACGGACTCGGCATTCATAAACTTCATTACCAGGCGAATGGCACAGACCTGACGATTGAGTTCAATGAAAAGCATTTATGGGTCGGCGCGGGCAGCACGAACGAGAAGAACATTCCTTTTATGGCGAATATGCCCACAGAGGAAGTGTTTACGGTGCCGCAACGAAACGGAATTCAGGGTGTTGTGTCCAGCACCAAGCCTCTTAGCTATGGCGGGAACATTATTGACAACTTTAAACTGACCTTTGAAGAGGGCCGTATCGTGAAGGTGGAAGCGGAGCAGGGTCAAGATATTCTGCAACAACTTGTGGATACGGACGAAGGTTCCCATTATATTGGTGAAGTCGCGCTGGTGCCGCATGAATCGCCGATCTCGCTATCCGGTGTATTGTTCCTGAATACGCTGTTTGATGAGAATGCTTCGAACCATTTGGCGATCGGCAGCGGGTATGCGTTTAACGTGGAAGGTGGCAAAACGATGTCTCCCGAGGAGCTGGAGAAAAACGGCGTGAACCAGAGCATGACCCATGTCGACTTTATGATCGGTTCCGCGGAGATGGATATCGATGCGATCCTTCGTGACGGTACAACAACTCCGATCTTCCGTAAAGGCAACTGGGCGATTTAA